One Salmo salar chromosome ssa01, Ssal_v3.1, whole genome shotgun sequence DNA window includes the following coding sequences:
- the barh1 gene encoding BarH-like 1 homeobox protein, with protein MEASTNGSSFGIDSLLSHRPGSPVMSKGDSLVGECRSPLEFSPRSELESGCSSPPSPRRECVDEALQRQGHAIGLPPHLQHGQISAGSQPRTVTSSFLIRDILADCKPLAACAPYSSNGQPTQETGRLASKLADDFMDKIHSNSSSDSEYKVKEEGDREISSSRDSPHHVRMKKPRKARTAFTDHQLAQLERSFERQKYLSVQDRMELAASLNLTDTQVKTWYQNRRTKWKRQTAVGLELLAEAGNYSALQRMFPSPYFYPQSLMSNLDPGAALYLYRGPSAPPPALQRPLVPRILLHGLQGGSEPPPLPPLSGVLPRPTQQR; from the exons ATGGAGGCATCCACCAATGGGTCCAGCTTTGGGATCGACTCTTTACTTTCCCACAGACCTGGAAGTCCGGTCATGTCGAAAGGGGACAGTTTGGTGGGAGAGTGCCGGTCACCGCTGGAGTTCAGCCCGAGGTCTGAGCTAGAGAGCGGCTGCTCGTCTCCCCCGTCGCCGAGGAGGGAGTGTGTGGATGAGGCATTGCAGAGGCAAGGTCATGCTATCGGGTTGCCGCCCCATCTCCAACACGGACAGATCTCCGCCGGGTCACAGCCGCGGACCGTCACCTCATCCTTTCTGATCAGAGATATTCTAGCTGACTGCAAACCGCTAGCCGCCTGCGCCCCATACTCCAGTAATGGCCAGCCAACTCAAGAAACGGGGCGACTTGCCTCCAAGCTCGCAGATGACTTCATGGACAAAATCCATAGCAACTCATCGTCAGACAGCGAATACAAAG TGAAAGAGGAAGGAGACCGAGAGATCTCGAGCAGTAGGGACAGTCCGCATCATGTTCGGATGAAGAAACCCAGGAAGGCGCGAACAGCCTTCACCGACCACCAGCTGGCCCAGCTCGAACGCAGCTTCGAACGGCAGAAGTACCTGAGCGTGCAAGACAGGATGGAGCTGGCCGCTTCCCTCAACCTCACAGACACACAAGTCAAAACCTGGTACCAGAACAGGAG AACAAAGTGGAAGAGGCAGACGGCAGTTGGACTGGAACTGTTAGCGGAGGCTGGAAATTACTCAGCCCTTCAGAGAATGTTTCCGTCGCCCTATTTCTACCCTCAAAGCCTGATGTCCAATCTGGACCCCGGAGCGGCGCTCTACCTGTACAGAGGCCCCTCAGCGCCCCCTCCCGCTCTGCAACGACCTCTCGTTCCGCGGATTCTTCTGCATGGTCTGCAGGGGGGTAGTGAaccaccccctctcccccctctctccggtGTGCTTCCCCGGCCAACACAGCAGCGGTGA